TCCAAGCTCCTGACCCTGCGGACCTGATTCATGGGAGACAAAGATATTTAAGTTAGTAATTATATGAGCTTGTCGTGAGTGTTCCATAGGATGCTGTTAACTCAAGGGAGATGATAGTGTTTTCTTGGGAGATCTGGGTCATTAAGATGAGTAGCAATCTGGCTGACTGAGCAGGTAGAAAGTGTCCTGAGGAGGGAGATGTATTGCATCTTGAGAGAGCTGGCACCAACCACATCACACGCTGGAGGTGATACAGGTGCCCAGACATAGCGGAAGTCCGTTTGTCTTGGTTGAGATGAGTTGGAGACTAAGGACAACATTGGATGGCTGGACAAGATACATCACTTAGCCACCGCGAAGGGCCTGTGTGCGTTACgttttgtccagcctccctctgaAGACATTCTAAACTTTTATTATACTGAATTTCTCCACAcgcttttgaaattcttttttttttttaattttttatttataaaaaggaaacattggcaaaaccataggataagaggggtacaacttcgcacaattcctgccaccagaactccatgtcccatcccctcccctgatagctttcctattctctatccctctgggagtatggacccagggtcattgtgggatgcagaaggtggaaggtctggcttctgtaattgcttccccactgaacatgggcgttgacaggtggtctatccatacttccagcctatctctctctttcactagtggggaagggctctgggcttttgaaattcttttcagCAACTATTTATTGAATACTTGTGTGCCAGGCACTATTCTAAGCAGTGGGCATGCACTGGTGGATGAAATAGACCTTGCCTCTACCTTCATATAGCTGATAGGCTGGTGACTTAACACCAGCGAGTAAGCAAATCGGATACAGCCTGCTAAATGATAAAGACACGGGTAAGTGCTTCAGGTGTAAGAACCTAGAATAGTGGCGGGCTAGTCCAGGTTCTGTCCAGACTAAAGAATGCCTAACATGGAGAGGTGGTGgcggggaggaagaggggagtgTGGGATAAAAGGAAGAGCGAATTAGAAATCAGAGCACTTGCAATAAGGGCTTTTCTAAGTAGAGGAAACAGTGTGGAACCCAGAGAACAGAAAGAGCACATTATTCCCCCAGTAGATTTCCCCACTGGCTCCCTGATGTCCATTTTCTCCACAACAGGTTGAACCTTCTAAAACACAGCTGTAGATTGTGCCAGTCTTAACTCTCCGAATCCTCCAGTGGGTTCCTGTCTGTCTCAAAATTATTTCTCGCACGGCCTACGAGGCCGAGTAGGATTTGCCTTCACACTATTTCTGCTCTCTTCTCACTGTGCCTGACTTCACTCCCCACCAGCCATGCCGACCTCCATTCTCCCCTCAGATACTCCAGACATCCTTCGATAGCACAACCTTTATTCCCTGCGGATGCTTCCCCTAGATAGCTGTTCAGCTCTTACCGCCGTGCTCCGAAACCTGTTCCAGTCAAAGAAACAAGCATGGATAGCACTTGGGAAAGCAGCAGCGTCCTCAGTCCTCCCCCCTTCACCCAGTTAGCTCACTGTGATTTGTTTGCCCTTACTGCCGCTTACCTGCAAcccgcggtggtggtggtggtgtttcttGAACATGGTGAGTGTAGACACACCATGAGATTTGTGCCTAGTAAGTTATAGGTAGGACACTGACTGTCTCATTCTTCTTTGCACCTTACCAAGGTATGTGAGTGTTAGGTAAATTTATCTGGTAACAATAAAATTGagttgaaaactttttttaagcCCAGTTGGATTTCTTTACTGTAATTGTAAGCAGGCACCACAAAGTATAACTTGTAATAACTTACCATGTGAGTTCTAAAAGTGCATTGTTTATACAGAGTTGTGTTCCGATTAGTAAGTGCTAATCATTGTTTACTTTCAGTGTTCTCTGTTTCATATGGCTTACATTTGTATCACTTTCTCGAAGCCTTAAATAGCACCCAGCTGTAGTGGGCAATCATACATTAGTGAGAAAGGCTACCAAGGATTTATTTTAAACAGATAGTAGCCTGTATTTTATACTTATTGTTACTTTCTTCTTTATTGTTTTGTgtatttctatttacttattttggatacatatggaaattgagagggaaggggtgtgtgtgtgtgtgtgtgtgtgtgtgtgtgtgtgtgtgtgtaagagagggggaagaagaagaagaggaggaggagaggtagggagagagaagggagagagagagagacttgcagccatgtttcacagcttgtgaagctgccttctgctgtggggaccagggcttgaacctgggtccttgtgcactgtgatgtgtctgCTCAgcccggtgcgccactgcccggccaaGCCTGTTTCTTCATGTCACAGGGCAGTAACaacctttctgctcttctttgtcCCTAGGTAGCGCCTTCCCAGTCATGTCTTACTGCTAAAGCTACAAGTTTGAGTCAGCAGGCCACATATAAATCTAAGTGTTCATTCCTCGGTCATGAATTAGAGAAACAAAATGTGAAATGTTAAATTGTAAGGATTCTTTGTCACAAATATAAAGTTTTTTCTCTTACAAAAATTATAGGGGATGGCGTGTTAGATCTCTCTACAAAGAAAACCAGCATAAGATCTGAAGAGTCATCTATATGTGAACCACCTTCTGAAAATGCATTGGCTGGGTAAGCAATATCtaggaaatattttaatatttattatctatGAAAAGAATTCTTAATGTTATTCCAAGTAGATCAACATACATAATTTTCCTCCAGAACTGTCACTCATAAGTGTGTGTCTCTCATACCTTCCAtttgtcctttctctttcttttttattctttctgttaAAGAAAAGTTATCAGAACAATCACCAAACTTTAGTTCATGTTATTAAAAATGAACTACCAATTTAATCATAGAATACAAACTGAGAAGCAGGACAAGTGAAGAGAATTTAAAATTCAGGAGGCATTTTTAAGAAACATCATGTAGTTCATGACAATTTTTCAAACAACTAAAATACTGTTCTTAGAAGTAACTTAGCTTAGTGGCTCACATTCTACTTTCATTGTGCTTAGGTGTGGTGGCAAAATATTTAATGTTTCTGGTACTCACCacaaaaaaaatcctttcatgtTTTGAAAGCTGTCATTAATAAATGATCAGTGAAATGCTGTTCTgttggatttttttcatttttataactttCACATCTTCACATTAATAAACCACATAGGAAATTTTTCATCCCGTTTAAATCTTAGGTGGAGAGTGCGGTTTTGTCTTAGCTAAGGCTTCAGTAGAATCAGGGTTTGCAAGGTGTAGAAAGGTTTCTGTTTGAGAAGCTTTGAAAATGACAGTAATACAGATGAAGTAGAAATAACAtactatttaaaattattttatccaAATATAAGTATTCAgtagtttcaatttttttttactagagaaaAATGAGTTTTGTGGGAATACAGGATATTCTGTGTTTGGAAATATTCTTGCTGCTACAAATTTCCTTTAAAGGGGTTGACTCTTTTATTACTTGTTTAGCGGTAACGTCACATTTCTACTAACAAAAACTCCTTTaggatttggttattatttttttttaataatggagCTCTAGttgtacaaataaaaattaaaaagtgttgCAAGcatctgtcagaggaatagcaacATCATGAGACTATTTTTACAATTACTGAGTTAGGATTTTATGTTCTTGGAAGGTCTGCCCCTTGAGGCCACCGTATGATTGACACACTGTCCTACCAGGACTGTAGCGTTTGCTTTGATAAAGAGTAACTACTACATCTCACAGACTTAAAGAGTCATAAGCAGTGATGTTACCTAAGCAAGGAGTATAATAAAGGAGTGGACCCTCCCCTTCCATAGCTGTGTGAGAGTCTCTCATGCATCAGTTTACCATCGTTTCATTCCATCCATCCAGGAGACTacacagaaaaagagaggacTATGTGGACAGAAGTGCTGAGTTTGCAGATGGTTTGCTCTCAAAAGCTTTGAAAGACATTCAGTCTGGAGCACTGGACATAAATAAAGCAGGCATACTTTATGGCATACCTCAAAAAACTTTACTTCTCCACTTAGAAGCCTTACcagcagggaagcctgcatcttttaaaaacaaaactcgAGATTTCACTGATAGTTACTCATATAAAGAGAGTAAAGAAACTTGTGCAGTGCTGCAAAAAGTAGCCTTGTGGGCAAGAGCTCAAGCAGAGCGCACAGAAAACACTAAACTCAATCTACTTGAAACCTCAGAATTAAAATTCCCAACAGCTTCCAGTTACCTCCATCAGttaactctacagaaaatggtcactcagtttaaagaaaaaaatgaaagcctACAATTTGAAACTTCACAGCCTACTGTTCAGTTAAAAATTCCTCAGCTCCGAGTGAGTTCAGTTTCAAAACCACAGCCTGATGGTCCTGGCCTACTGGATGTTACGTATCAGGTTTCCAAAACGTCTCCAGTCCTAGAAGGATCAGCACTccaaaaactgaaaaatatactCCCTAAACAGAACAGACTAGAATGTTCTGGTCCTGTAACTCACTCAAGTGTTGACTCTTACTTCCTTCACGGGGACCTCTCTCCTTTGTGTCTTAATTCTAAAAATGGAACAGTTGATGGAACCTCTGAAACCACTGAAGATGGATTGGATCGAAAAGATAATAAGCAGCCTAGGAAAAAACGTGGCCGCTATCGGCAATACGATCACGAGATAATGGAAGAGGCTATTGCGATGGTGATGAGTGGAAAGATGAGTGTTTCCAAAGCACAAGGAATTTATGGGGTACCTCACAGCACTTTAGAATACAAGGTGAAAGAGAGATCTGGAACACTGAAGACTCCTCCGAAGAAGAAGCTCCGATTACCAGACACTGGGTTATATAATATGACAGATTCAGGGACTGGCAGCTGCAGAAACAGCAGCAAGCCTGTGTAGATTCCTTGTTAGGAaaatatttgtgtgtatgtgtgtgtgtgtgtttgcatatgtgtgtgtgtgtgtgtgtgtgtgtgtgtgtatgtgtgcgcgcACGCGCGTGCGCAAAGGTGtgtgtattttgtgtgtgtgtatacacacatgtgGGAATTACAGATGCTCACTCTGACAGGAGACATGAAATTTTACAGTTCAAAAACCACTTACAtgccttttgaaaaaaaaaaagttttattcagGGTTTTCACTGTGGACAGAATTATATAGTTGCTTACTTAACTCTGATAGTTTGTATTTAATCCTTGTATAAATAGGTGAAAAAGATTCAGGTTTTCTTTAGTAGTCAATAGCATAAAGCGTTGTGAGAAAACAAGTAATTGTCAAGTGAGACATTTTTATTGGTGAAAGACCACTCCAGCCAGTCAGTCGAACCATCTTATAATGGAAGTCTGATAGCAATTGTAAGCATTTTTACATGCTTACGGTTGCTGCAAGTATATCAAACACCTATCTCCGTACGACAAAGTGCTAAATACAGTATTAGTGCACGATGGTGCATTCTGCAAAATAGGAACTGCACTTGAGGGCATCCACCAGAAGCAGAAAAGGAAACCTTAAATGACACGTATGATGAAATCTAATATTTATCATTTAATAGTTGATTTATAGCAGGCAGTTGGGGCTTATAAGgtgtgtgtgagtatatatatatacacacacagatatctgtgtacatatgtgtgtgtgtgtatatatatatatatatatatatatatatactttaagaaaaacagaaaatgacacATAGTTAATCCCCAGCAGCTGTAGAATTCTTTAATATAAGATGAAATACTAAACACAAAAAAgtcatttaaatttaattattacaATAATTTAATGTTGtttctcttttgaaaaataaGCTAATGTGTAAGGTTAGAAAAGAGCGTTGGAATGCAACTTAGAGCATGTTTATATAATGTGCACAGAAAAAGCTTGAGAATGACAATTTTCGTTTAAATGTGCTGGTTAGTTGATGTTATGACTACTTTAAATTTAAGGATTGTGACACACTCCTACGATTGAAAAACCTCAGTGTAACTTTAATATATTTGCTGCTGTGACATTTCAAAACATTTTCAGTTTATCAAAATGAATTGCAGATTTCATTTTGGTGGGCGATACATTATCATTTTGCTAATAACCAAATTTGCAGTTTGTTCAGGGTCTTGAATAGATTTACAGATATTTAACACTGAAGCTGTTTTGAACTTTTTCATTAATGTAAACTCTCTACTAATTGGGTAGTTAGAAGCTGGGCAGTGCATTTTCACTTTTATTAGACTCGTAAATAAGAGAGAACAGGAATTTTTATATAGCAGTTTTAAAATGTGGTTCAGAGTATCCATGTTGGATTTATGGATTATGCAGTTTTAGTGGTGAAATATTCTAAAGCACGTGCCTCCATTGAAAGAATGGGGATTTGCTTCATATGTTCAGAATTCTCTGAGTGCCCCTTTTCTCTGTTAAAATTCAGGTTCTGATAATTTTTAAACCAGTTTTCCTAAGTACAAAAGGAATACTTAAAGCTGAATTTTAAAAGTAAGCGCACCTTGTCAAATACTTGTGTTTTCACACTTGTATTTGTGTGTATCTAATAATCTCATCTACGTGTAATTCACGAGAGATTTTTCAGCTTACTCCATTTAAAAACTGCTTACATATGTTAAACTGAAGAGTGGAAAGATACACAACCACAGAGGTTTGGTTTCTTAGATCTATACTGATCCCTCTTCAGCTGTTAATGTTACTTGCATACTAGGGTATgattcttgctctttttttaccaccccccccccaagaaggTATACATAATAGATTGCAAAACAGCAGATGTCAGgatcatctttctttttaaagaattaagcCATATTTTGTGAGGGCCAGACTTGGATTATTTAATAtattcccctctcccccccccccccattgaaaaACAAAGTTAAAGATAAAATGTCTCCACACAATTTTATTGACCTCTTTATACAGAATCTTACTTGCAAAAGTTCGGGGGCTTGAATGCATTACATGATATTTATATTGTATTGAGCTTTCTTATTCCTCACATTATATTTACATTAATAAATTGATTGAGAAGTTTATAGTAAAGGGATACTTACAGAACACTTTTATATCATTTAGAAGATGACCTGACCAAAAACTTTACAGGATTCATAAAATCAGGGATCATTTTGCTATTGACTTCACAGTGATCAATAGTTTTATAGGTAATATTATAGTTAATTTGCAGCATTTTagtacttgtattatttatttttggtcagaaatagtaaattaaaatattttttgatagTTTATAGGTAATGATCAACCCacagtttttaaaagaaacaaaatgtttCTAATTATTGAGTTAACTTctaattataaaaaaaactaGGAAAGGCAGGGAAATTTATGGGTTCCTCTTCTCCCCAGTGATTCTATTAAGATGTTCTTTATGTTGAACTTTCAAAAtactttatataaatttatttgcCAGTTACTACTTGTTAATtgacagttttctgaaaaacccAGTTTCAGCAGACTTTTAACGAAGGTGAAAGCAACCTGTATGTGCTTTCTGCTTATTTGAATGTTCCTcaagtattttatatttaaaaaaagaaagaaggaaaagaaaaacagtgccTCTGTTTTTAGAAAACTACTGCTCAGTAAAGTTGTTTAAACCATTTCTGGTAGCTAATGACAATTTTATATTAAATTGTATACTAACTATAGTGAGACTGATTTTTTTAGTTGTTTACAGTACCAATActtgtatttgttttttaattgcagtATTTCCATTGTCGCAGTAATTTAGTAAAACTCTGTGGCTGCCTTGATTTTGACAGATTTTGTTAATATAAACTGATTGTTAGGCAATTAGTTATATTTATGCATAAATCAATTGCACTATAATTCATGAATTATTTATTACGATATTTTCTAATGAATTCATGTATCTGTCTTGTGTTGTAAATGTACTGTAATTCTGTTTCTATTTTGTGTTGTTATATATCTAAATCTGATTGTATGAATTTTAATTGTTCAGTTAATGTGTTTCTAGGTTGTAATTTGTAGTAAAGCACTTCAATGCTTTTGCACTTAAATTTACAACACTGTTGGTGTGTGATTGATTTACTCATTCAgtaaaagtcaaaaaagaaaagaaagaaaaatattggctATATTGGCTTTTTTGATTTCATCCTAGGAGACAACTATATTACAACTAGAAATTAACTTTCTCCACTAAACAGCTTCAGCAGCAAAACTTGTGATGCACCAAATGGATAGTAACATGAAAAATAGGCAGGGTGTTGTGGTTTACAGATCAAACAAGAAAAGACTAAGGGAAGTTTTTAGAAAATCAGGGGCACTTGAGAGATACAATCTGAGAGCCTTGATATAATCACCTGAGAATAAATTCTCAATTGGAGACTTCCTTGTATTCAGTGAATATTTACTCAGGTTTTTCTTTGTGATTCTAACATGCAAAAAATAATGAGAGAGGAAATATGTAAAGGCAAACAAATACAGTTTTGTAGTTACAGAGCCTGAAATTATCTAATATCCGATGCCTCTAATTAGTAAATATATTAAGCTGTTCCTCCTATATCATGAGAGACAAATTATTGGTCTCTAACATTTCTGGAATTCCACTGATTTCAAGATGACAAACTGTGAATAGGGAATTCTTACATACAGAGTTCCTTAGAAGGTGAGGAGACAGAAATCTTTCGGTGGTTTTTCAGAATGGTCAACACTAGTCATTAGTTTTGATTATTGCGACTTTATAATTGACTTTACTAACAAATGGGGTTAATACTGAAAATAAAGCATCGTGTATTTTTCTTAGAAACAGAAAATCTCTTTCATTAGTTACAGACATACTTAACAGTCCctaatataacttaaaaaaaaaaaaaaaaaactattgaaacGCATCTGTCCAAACTTTCCTGGGTTTTCTTTTGCTAATGTGAAAATCACGAATTTTCTGGAGACTAATATAGTATAGCACACCTTCAAATTTGCTATTTAACATATGCTTCCCACCTTGTTCTCTGCATGTTGTTCTCAGTGATCCAAGAGTGAATCTTGGGAAGCCCATCATTTTGTGCTCCCAACTTGATAATAAAAACTctataaaataatcatttttataaAATACGGGATATTGGGGCCATGTCTTACCTTCATCTCTCTAAGGGTGGCAGTGAAGTTAGAGGAATTTAATATCTACTCCCATTTTGAAAGCACTTCTTGTCAGAGCATATACTAGTCTTAGCAAAACAGTGTTCGGATCTAGCTATCTCTTTTCTAAAAGTTTTAATTTAACATTCAAAATTCGCTTTGGTATTTTTGAAATTTATAAACAGTAATTTTTATAACATGTAAACAAAATATCGTGTCCTACAAGCCAAGCCATTATTAGGGAGCAGAATTTTTAAAACTGCTCACACATCTCACTGTAATAGACAAATTCTTTAGGTTTTAGTGTACATAAGCATTAACAGCCACTGATTTAGataaaattaattccttttagcAATTCATAGTCAGTGCACCTCAATTCTAGCACTTAATAAAATTCCCCCAAACCAGAAAATACTGATCTATCGATTATGCGTGGGAGGCTATTCTCATGTGCAGAGTTTGGTGATATGTTGGCTTTAGATACTTTTCTGAAACAgaattcttttaacattttttttcttcttgctacTGGTATTAGATTAAATACCTTTTTTATAGACTTCTACATTGGTTGCTAAATATTTTTGGGTTTTAGTTAAAGTTAGATGCTTATTAGTTTCTCCAGTGGGACATTTTCCAGCATTTGAAATTAAATAATTAGGTAAGTAATTCCTGTAGTTTTGATGTAATTATTGTAGtagttaaaattaattaaaatatatattttaaaataatttacatttttatttttcttcctaggTTAAAATGCATACAGTTTAATTGTAGAGAAGACATTGTTATTTATATGAAATCTAAatcccttagttttctttgtgacCACACAGGTCTCTTATTAATAATCTTACTTTTACTTCCATAAAAATAACTTCTTATCAAAGATAAGAAAGAATCTTTCCTATAACTTATTCCTATTTGTGCACTATGGGCTGGTAATTGACAAATAACATGTACATTACAAAAAATTTAAACTCCTTCTGAAGGACTTTCCATAATATATCATAAGCACTGGAGATTATCAATATGTCATCACCAGCCTTCCTGTGACAGAGCTAGGGCTGTGCTTTGACTCTTCTACTTTGTCATAGGAAATTATTCTCTGTGCTTCATAATATCTTTTGCTGATAGCAATCCAAATGTCATTGCCAGAGCCCTTATGATAGGAATTAGGAAGCCAGCAATACCAAAATATCTTTTGTTCAAACTCTTAAAATAATGACTCCTTTTAATAATTGGTATTTTTTTtgctgtaatttatttttttatttgtttgatttttatttttagttcaaCTGTTGATGCAAAATCAGAGGAAGCtactaaaatggaaaaaggaataTCAGCATTAAGCAGAGTTTTGGAAACTTTGTGCAAACATCACCAGCAGCAAGTTTTGGCTATGTTGAAATTTCTAGTCCAAAAGCAGAATGCCGCTTCTCTCTGCTGTTACAATACATCATATACTGTGTCTTCAGAGTCTCAGAAGCCTTTAACTGAAGATGATTTGCGTGGTTTATTCTGTAGTTGTGAATATAGACtggcagaaagagggtgtttacaAAATGAAAGACAAAGCCCTGGTTTTGTGCCTCTGCCAGTCTGTATAAAAGATATGCATGGTTTATCTTGCCAAACTGTAACAATCGCAAACCTTAAGACAGTAGTGAATAGAGGAATTGCAAGTAgttgtcattctcacaggggctGTTCTGGGCTGTTAGCAAACATTCATTCTCCAAAACCAGCCATTCAGACTCCTGTTTTGTCAAGGGAAGTATGTGATGTTTCATTGAGACATAAAGCTGTTTGTAGGTCTCGAAGTCCCTCACCTCCACCACTATCACCTGTACAGACTGAAGAATCTGATAAGTTGAAGGATGTCATCTCAGAACCGTCAGCCTTAGAAAATAACAGACTCGAAACAAACAGTAGCCAGCCTCCATCTCTCACACCAGCAGCAGTTATCAGTGACATGGGTAGTCATGAAAGTAAAATACATACAACTAACAAGTTGGAAGACAGCACTAGTTGTACTGTCGATCACGAAAAAGGTGAAACTGCTGTAATTTTTCAAGATTTAATGGACCGTATTAATGAAAAATTGAAATCAATTGAAACCACAGATACAACGAATATTCTAAAATTATCTAGCAATGATTGTAATTCAGATAATGATTTAAAGCTGAGAAACTTAATAGCCTCTCTCTTGCATAATGCCAAGGCCAGTGATTACAGTTTCATGGAATTGCTGAGTCAGCACGATAaggtagaaaataaaattattcagaCAAGATTTCGAAAGCGTCAAGAAGCCTTATTTGCAATGCACAGCTCTCCTGATTCACCCATCTTTAGAAGGCAGACTCTACAAATAAAAAGACAGCTTGCTAGTCTTGATCAAAGTTTTATAAGAAGAAAGCACACTGAAAAAAATTCAAGGAAATTGACACGTAATGAAATGTTTTCGGTGGACAAAGAATTCTGCCGTTGCCAAGGATCCTCTTTACAAAATTTGAAAAGTCTTCAAGATACAAATCACAGAGAAACATCTTTCTCACCAGATTATCCATTAGAATCCTTACAACTACCCTGTCACAGTTTAGAGACCAACTTGACTTTTGATGTATTTTCAGAAAGTTTTAAAACAGCCTCCACAGAGAAAAAGAGTAGAAGAAAATCACAGGAGAACACTGCAGCTGGAAAAAACCGTTTACAAAACCCTAGGGAGAATCCAAAATTTAAGAATATGCCACCTCCTTTGGAAAGTGCCACCCCAGAACTGTTGAGCAGAACTAAACGAAACATTGTACCTCCGGGGTGGTACTCTATATATATAACCGATAACTGCACCTTTAAAAAATCCCCCAAGTTCAAAAGTGTTTGGGAATCGACCAAAAGAAAAGATCCAGCAAGAAATACTCAAACTGAAAACTTACGCAGCATTGACCTAAACAAAATTGCAATGAATTCTACCTTACAGGTTGTTGTGGAACGTTTGGAAGATACAATAAATATGACCAAAATACCTTGGGATAATCACTCATCACCAGGAGGACATAAAACACTCAGGAAACtgacagaaattgaagggaaagATCAGAATGCTGGTGGTAGACATGCAGATCTTTGTGTAAACCGAATGTCATACCAAGAACAGAGTTTATCTGTGACAGCATCTAGCAAGCATATGCCTACAATAGATTGCCGTAGCAAAAGCCTTGATAATCTAAAAAGGTCATCTATTTTCAATAAGGGCAGCTTGAATTCCAGTCTTGGAAATGGGCCAGAAAAAGATGAAGCCAATAAAAGGCCTTTTCCTACCTATTCTAGTCCCATTAAACTCATGTTTTTATCTGAAGTTAAAAGCAGCGAAGGaatcaaatatattttaacttcAGTTGATAGTTCTGAATCAAATATTGATCTCCCCCCTGAAAAACATTCAACTCATCATGCATTTGGAAAAATAATAGAAACAAGCATTCCTATCCCcagtgttaactttgaaaagtgtgGTGCTAGTCTTGATGACAGTGACTTACTTGAGAGAGAACTGAACAAATTGAATTGCGCAAAACCAAGTGCAGAATCCACTGTATTGTTTACCGATGGCAGTGATCGTGATAAGCCACAAGAAGAGCCTAAGGCAAATTCAAGCAGTGGTACTGACTCATCTTTCAAAAGGAAACCAGGTCGACCGAAAAAAATAGGTCCCCAGGTTATGAAGCAGATTAAGCGACCGATTGGAAGACCAACGAAAACTAAAACGGAGCAAACAGACTTCACCCTTTGCCACAGTGAGTCATGCCAGGCTGGAAAGGGAAGCCCAGGGTCTCTCATATCCAAGGTAGAAGGAGGTATTTCTAAAAAGAGCATTACAGTCACTGTTATTTATGGAAGATCAAGAAGAGCTAAGAGGCACGTCTCTGAAGGAACCGTAAGCAGCATGATGCCTTTAAATAATGTTGCTGATTTTCCAGCTGAAGACAGCAGTCTGGGAACTATCAGAGATTATGAGGAAGGCTCAGGTGAAAGACTGAGTGCCATTGCTAGTCTGACTACCGAAAGGAAACTCTTGGGGTCAGGTTTTGAATATGTCGGACTGATTAAGAACCAGTCTGTGATATCTCAGCCTTGCAAGAACATCATTCGGCCAAATCAGaaagctctggtaataaataggAAGCCTGGTAGGCCCGCAAAAGTGAAAATCTCTGGCATATCTGTGACTATTCATAGAATTTCACCTCAGGAAAGAGAAGTAAGTATGAGT
Above is a window of Erinaceus europaeus chromosome 3, mEriEur2.1, whole genome shotgun sequence DNA encoding:
- the LCORL gene encoding ligand-dependent nuclear receptor corepressor-like protein isoform X1 produces the protein MDKGRERMAAAAAAAAAAAAAAAAAQCRSPRCAAERRGFRRELDSWRHRLMHCVGFESILEGLYGPRLRRDLSLFEDCEPEELTDWSMDEKCSFCNLQREAVSDCMPSLDSSQSTPTEELSSQGQPNTEKIECQAENYLNALFRKKDLPQNCDPNIPLVAQELMKKMIRQFAIEYISKSGKIHENRNGSIGPSLICKSIQMNQAENSLQEEQEGPLDLTVNRMQEQNTQPGDGVLDLSTKKTSIRSEESSICEPPSENALAGSTVDAKSEEATKMEKGISALSRVLETLCKHHQQQVLAMLKFLVQKQNAASLCCYNTSYTVSSESQKPLTEDDLRGLFCSCEYRLAERGCLQNERQSPGFVPLPVCIKDMHGLSCQTVTIANLKTVVNRGIASSCHSHRGCSGLLANIHSPKPAIQTPVLSREVCDVSLRHKAVCRSRSPSPPPLSPVQTEESDKLKDVISEPSALENNRLETNSSQPPSLTPAAVISDMGSHESKIHTTNKLEDSTSCTVDHEKGETAVIFQDLMDRINEKLKSIETTDTTNILKLSSNDCNSDNDLKLRNLIASLLHNAKASDYSFMELLSQHDKVENKIIQTRFRKRQEALFAMHSSPDSPIFRRQTLQIKRQLASLDQSFIRRKHTEKNSRKLTRNEMFSVDKEFCRCQGSSLQNLKSLQDTNHRETSFSPDYPLESLQLPCHSLETNLTFDVFSESFKTASTEKKSRRKSQENTAAGKNRLQNPRENPKFKNMPPPLESATPELLSRTKRNIVPPGWYSIYITDNCTFKKSPKFKSVWESTKRKDPARNTQTENLRSIDLNKIAMNSTLQVVVERLEDTINMTKIPWDNHSSPGGHKTLRKLTEIEGKDQNAGGRHADLCVNRMSYQEQSLSVTASSKHMPTIDCRSKSLDNLKRSSIFNKGSLNSSLGNGPEKDEANKRPFPTYSSPIKLMFLSEVKSSEGIKYILTSVDSSESNIDLPPEKHSTHHAFGKIIETSIPIPSVNFEKCGASLDDSDLLERELNKLNCAKPSAESTVLFTDGSDRDKPQEEPKANSSSGTDSSFKRKPGRPKKIGPQVMKQIKRPIGRPTKTKTEQTDFTLCHSESCQAGKGSPGSLISKVEGGISKKSITVTVIYGRSRRAKRHVSEGTVSSMMPLNNVADFPAEDSSLGTIRDYEEGSGERLSAIASLTTERKLLGSGFEYVGLIKNQSVISQPCKNIIRPNQKALVINRKPGRPAKVKISGISVTIHRISPQEREVSMSSCLAPLEQKTILEEYLPGEQHGRQCSKMKTRPTKAEALKLAAQSMGATRPLRHSVRERRPSRHLLHSLASSNSLIYRKALLHKSYKLRMQKGKIQREKDKQSRIKIASKSTPGSRNSRNTRKCLEDNKLVPTSEVSLDSIISSNPLLKWWTASSSNDSLLEELNKRFEQIANAWVQVSGDETENSVHKKREHFENDNFRVTNPLETCLLGFEVSPVKMLFQKKYDLNELCTWFMQTTETQSLSLVRKANARNPWEVVNTRGIQIGTKHTDFSSTPFRKHFKKFALSSPSKPAGKLHILQKMVNSPLLNVKSNLTLTRLKKTEFKRLHRERWRQEGKHGTVDWISKRRNLRFFCQNKICSKTERATDGDIPVQGKKTGYSQSALPSMIRDDILLQRVTVSDLKTHASLENTFQSEAKENGKDCMERDFERGPKLGNACPNSWRAKTLKDCRIFLRKLNYLEHSNTFKLNTIICTPEPTESRHQTDIEESKRFTLRSHSARPDCFKSQSKEIEHASTNSPSADKFTGQLDRCKLNECVNYDKDPSDSSDVLNKLSKRKRPPWKTTEMSTKRHKRQSCNSGQMANYYSKSQLACYK